One region of Rana temporaria chromosome 9, aRanTem1.1, whole genome shotgun sequence genomic DNA includes:
- the LOC120914479 gene encoding P2Y purinoceptor 4-like, with translation MSDSTDNSTGCKPQPINNFIPIFMSFTFFFGFVLNSISLWIFWFKVKPWNSMVILQFNLAISDVIISPAAPLIVIYYLKNDWTFGLLLCKFKVFLLSTNMYGSIYFLTLISIHRYFTIAHSNKGSALARKTFIKKLCFFVWGCLFCQGIPFVFVLKTTEVQGITKCLSFHKSEQPSFFFAWNLVILISGLIIPFSITLVCYSLLIRYMRKVNPMNTFSKVMVSKSVRTISISLIIFIICFLPIHITRTIGVTIMLFFPNLCFLVESVEVAHYFTWMLSGLNYCLDPILFCFASTRFKYTFTSWCTFLQRQPQNNITEDSQGNQLETPSDTRCSGPFLPTTYPGSGSAERGK, from the coding sequence ATGTCAGACTCAACTGATAATTCAACTGGTTGTAAACCACAGCCCATTAACAACTTCATCCCCATCTTCATGAGTTTCACCTTTTTCTTTGGCTTTGTGCTGAACAGCATCAGTTTATGGATTTTCTGGTTCAAGGTAAAACCATGGAACTCAATGGTAATTCTCCAGTTCAACTTGGCCATCTCAGATGTCATCATCTCCCCAGCAGCTCCCTTGATCGTTATTTACTACCTGAAAAATGACTGGACCTTTGGATTGCTGCTCTGCAAGTTCAAGGTCTTCCTGCTCAGCACTAACATGTATGGAAGCATCTACTTCCTCACCCTAATCAGTATTCATCGATACTTTACCATTGCCCACAGTAACAAAGGATCAGCCTTGGCCAGAAAAACATTCATTAAAAAACTTTGCTTCTTCGTCTGGGGTTGTCTGTTTTGTCAAGGCATTCCATTTGTCTTTGTCCTTAAAACGactgaagtccaaggaattacaAAATGTCTTAGCTTCCATAAAAGCGaacaaccctcttttttttttgcctggaattTAGTCATTCTAATTTCTGGCCTTATTATTCCTTTCTCTATAACGCTGGTCTGCTACAGCCTTTTAATTCGATACATGCGAAAAGTCAACCCAATGAACACCTTTAGCAAAGTCATGGTGTCCAAGTCAGTGCGGACTATCTCCATCTCCCTTATAATCTTCATAATCTGCTTCTTACCTATCCACATCACCAGGACAATAGGTGTCACCATCATGTTGTTTTTCCcaaatttgtgttttttggtgGAAAGCGTTGAGGTTGCTCATTACTTCACGTGGATGCTGTCAGGATTAAATTATTGTTTGGATCCCATACTGTTCTGTTTTGCTTCCACAAGATTTAAATACACATTCACAAGTTGGTGTACCTTTCTACAGAGACAGCCTCAGAACAACATTACAGAAGATTCTCAGGGTAATCAGCTTGAGACACCTTCAGATACTCGCTGCTCCGGTCCTTTCCTGCCAACAACATACCCAGGGTCTGGGTCAGCTGAACGTGGAAAATGA